In one window of Plasmodium berghei ANKA genome assembly, chromosome: 14 DNA:
- a CDS encoding BIR protein: protein MDEKGMCELFLEADKFFNGKYVILNKINGSSSYKRYCHNKRACLSRDEGIGALSEGLFMKLYTNEKKYSEHFMMWLANKLFKIVKDKDNIKANKMTLSSAYDEYLKNNMGNFKHWNLLYNQRDLKDVNLRYMCELYTLLNYICNTIAYYKKNKEKPLDLRQHSVNCLNQYRNLYKSFSGRDLYLSLLEKLKKIYDDFRTSAIENNTDKRYNIKSRLLELTPINEKDSHSTKHFKTFDSNGPERIPKNKDNAKSVQDKAVKDTTTQNSKNQGGDKSSQNSTPKNTGDNLKDLEVKSQQKQNIQLPKHDEPSLKGDSQSLNLGSKHTGTQKAPSDQTNPSNESETNQGKIDIYQNLKDIHDVFDLSTLKEYGNLIKIYIEEYRESVTNSLDDIRKKLYDNVLPILNDAYSTYADYYKNFDIMEYIKEGLQANERHQTETLEDNPPIKEDGLEYAPPLPDSGTSDAEKKKAQDTQTQMLGDQGNDHLQESFFTQKLGSPNSEQEQISDISSEEQFQSSDDSINIMPRLEIGARTIKADVQKGISEIGFPGNLFKEYKLVVYSVIVIATLVILAVMYKYSSFGWRKKLKKKKNMKKIKKLCNENDTERKLQIH, encoded by the exons aTGGACGAGAAAGGAATg TGCGAGTTATTTCTTGAAGctgataaattttttaatggtAAATATGTCATattgaataaaattaacGGATCTTCATCATACAAACGATATTGCCACAATAAAAGAGCATGCTTAAGTAGGGATGAAGGTATTGGTGCTTTGAGTGAGGGTTTATTTATGAAGCTTTACACTAATGAAAAGAAGTATTCTGAACATTTTATGATGTGGTTAGCTAATAAGTTATTTAAGATAGTCAAAGACAAAGACAATATCAAAGCTAATAAAATGACTTTAAGTTCGGCTTATGACGAATATTTAAAGAACAATATGGGTAATTTTAAACATTGGaatcttttatataatcaaaGGGATTTGAAAGATGTTAATCTTAGGTATATGTGTGAATTGTATACGTTacttaattatatatgtaatacaattgcatattataaaaaaaataaagaaaaaccTTTGGACCTTCGTCAGCATTCTGTAAATTGTCTTAATCAATATAGAAACCTATACAAGTCTTTTTCTGGACGTGATTTATATCTATCTCTGTtggaaaaattaaaaaaaatatatgacgACTTTCGAACTTCTGCTATTGAGAATAATACTgataaaagatataatataaaaagtcGTCTTCTAGAACTTACGccaataaatgaaaaagattCACATTCTACGaaacattttaaaacatttgATTCCAACGGTCCAGAGCGTAtaccaaaaaataaagataatgCCAAAAGTGTTCAAGATAAAGCAGTAAAAGATACAACCACacaaaatagtaaaaatcAAGGGGGGGATAAAAGTAGTCAAAATAGTACCCCTAAAAATACAGGtgataatttaaaagattTGGAGGTTAAATCTCAACAGAAGCAAAACATTCAATTGCCAAAACATGATGAACCTTCATTAAAAGGTGATTCCCAATCCTTAAATCTTGGCAGTAAGCATACAGGTACTCAAAAAGCTCCAAGTGATCAAACAAATCCAAGCAACGAGTCAGAAACTAATCAAGGTAAAATAGATATATACCAAAACCTAAAAGATATTCACGATGTTTTTGATTTGTCAACTTTAAAAGAATATGggaatttaattaaaatctATATTGAAGAATACAGAGAATCTGTTACTAATTCACTTGATGATattcgaaaaaaattatacgATAATGTATTGCCTATTTTAAATGATGCTTATAGTACTTATGCagattattataaaaattttgatataatGGAATACATTAAAGAAGGATTGCAAGCAAATGAAAGACACCAAACTGAAACATTAGAGGATAACCCACCAATTAAAGAGGATGGATTAGAATATGCTCCTCCTTTACCAGATAGCGGAACATCAGATgccgaaaaaaaaaaagcacaAGATACGCAAACACAAATGTTAGGTGATCAAGGAAATGATCATTTACAAGAGTCATTTTTTACACAAAAACTTGGATCACCAAATAGTGAACAAGAACAAATTTCAGATATTTCCTCTGAGGAACAATTTCAATCATCAGACGATTCTATCAATATAATGCCTCGTCTAGAAATTGGAGCAAGAACCATTAAAGCCGATGTACAAAAAGGCATATCTGAAATAGGATTTCCAggaaatttatttaaagaatACAAATTAGTTGTATATTCAGTTATAGTTATTGCAACACTTGTTATTTTAGCAGTTATGTATAAG tATTCCTCATTTGGGTGGAGAAAAAAgttgaagaaaaaaaaaaatatgaaaaagattaaaaaattgtgtaatgaaaatgatactGAAAGGAAGTTGCAAATACATTAA